GGGCTGATCCTCTCCAGCCAGGAAGCCGTGCGGCACTTCGGCGACAACGGCGGGAACATTATCAACATCAGCTCCGTGGCAGCGACCAGTGCTCCGGCGACCGCTTCCGTGTACAGCGCGACGAAGGCGGCCGTGGACGCGGTCACGAAATCGCTGGCCAAGGAACTGGGGCCGAAGAAAGTTCGGGTGAACTCGGTGAACCCCGGGATGGTCGAAACCGAGGGTACGCACGCCCAGGGTATCCCGGACAGTGATTGGCGCAAACAGATCGAGGCGCAAACTCCGCTCGGGCGCATCGGCCAACCGCAAGACGTGGCCCCGATCGTCGCGTTCCTGGCGTCGAACGACGCCGCGTGGATCACGGGCGAAACGTTCTTCATCTCGGGCGGCAATCGCTAACATAGTTCAACCTCCACTCTACTCAATAAGCCCTCAAACTGGTGTCTATCATGTCGAAGAAACTCGAAGGTAAAGTCGCGCTGGTTACTGGTGGGTCGCGCGGGATCGGCGCAGCGACCGCGGAAGCCCTGGCCCGTGACGGGGCGACGGTGGCGATCAGTTACAGTGCCTCGCCCGACAAAGCG
This region of Gemmata massiliana genomic DNA includes:
- a CDS encoding SDR family NAD(P)-dependent oxidoreductase, with the translated sequence MSKKLEGKVAVVTGASKGIGAEIALQLAREGAAVVVNYASSKAGADKVVSEITGKGGKAVAVQADVAKEEDIRRLFAETKKAFGRVDVLVNNAGIYEFTPLDNVTPEHFHKQFNLNVLGLILSSQEAVRHFGDNGGNIINISSVAATSAPATASVYSATKAAVDAVTKSLAKELGPKKVRVNSVNPGMVETEGTHAQGIPDSDWRKQIEAQTPLGRIGQPQDVAPIVAFLASNDAAWITGETFFISGGNR